In the Natronobacterium texcoconense genome, one interval contains:
- a CDS encoding universal stress protein, which translates to MTVALETILLAVGPGDTDRIDELSDAVLEVAEPANATVVLGHVFTDSEYDEVLDRLEFDETGEAVEPDVVAGRHSTIRDLQSPLEEHDIDYEIRGMVGDHGPSIIDLAEEVDADRVLVGGRRRSPTGKAVFGSTAQEVLLSSPCPVTFVRGSD; encoded by the coding sequence ATGACAGTAGCACTGGAAACGATACTCCTCGCCGTCGGTCCCGGCGATACAGACCGTATCGACGAACTCAGCGACGCCGTCCTCGAGGTCGCCGAACCAGCCAACGCGACCGTCGTCCTCGGGCACGTCTTCACGGACAGCGAGTACGACGAAGTGCTCGACCGACTCGAGTTCGACGAGACTGGCGAAGCGGTCGAACCGGACGTCGTCGCCGGCCGCCACTCGACGATCAGGGACCTCCAGTCGCCGCTCGAAGAGCACGATATCGACTACGAAATTCGCGGCATGGTCGGCGATCACGGACCGTCGATCATCGATCTCGCGGAGGAGGTCGACGCAGACCGCGTCCTCGTGGGCGGGCGTCGGCGGTCGCCGACCGGAAAGGCAGTGTTCGGATCGACGGCACAGGAAGTCCTGCTGTCCTCGCCGTGTCCGGTGACGTTCGTCCGCGGCAGCGACTGA
- a CDS encoding SDR family NAD(P)-dependent oxidoreductase produces MDEPDLSSQTVLVTGSARGVGRELLLATADCGAKTAVHYHTSADAAREVADEASERGAENVMTVQGDVTDPESVEGVFGAIESELGTVDVLVNNVGDFAPTHWADLAFEDWKRVFETNLDGTYLCSRRALPAMRENGYGRIVNVGYASSEKGLVSPKNFPYFAAKAGVLMFTRMLAADTQDDAITVNAISPYVVENSDEFPDELPQDRPARYEDLIQPLYFFLDPDTEYVSGENVEVDGGWLPESV; encoded by the coding sequence ATGGACGAACCCGATCTCTCGAGTCAGACCGTCCTCGTCACGGGGAGTGCGAGAGGCGTCGGCCGCGAACTCCTGCTGGCGACGGCCGACTGTGGGGCGAAGACGGCCGTTCACTACCACACGAGTGCCGATGCCGCTCGCGAAGTTGCCGACGAAGCGTCCGAGCGTGGGGCGGAGAACGTGATGACGGTCCAGGGTGACGTGACTGATCCCGAAAGCGTCGAAGGAGTTTTCGGCGCGATCGAGTCGGAACTCGGTACCGTCGACGTGCTCGTCAACAACGTCGGCGACTTCGCGCCGACTCACTGGGCAGACCTCGCGTTCGAGGACTGGAAACGCGTCTTCGAGACGAATCTCGACGGAACCTACCTCTGCTCGAGACGGGCGTTGCCGGCGATGCGAGAGAACGGCTACGGACGGATCGTCAACGTCGGCTACGCTTCGTCGGAGAAAGGGCTGGTGAGTCCGAAGAACTTCCCCTACTTCGCCGCGAAAGCCGGCGTCCTGATGTTCACGCGGATGCTCGCGGCCGACACGCAGGACGACGCCATTACCGTCAACGCCATCTCGCCGTACGTGGTCGAAAACTCCGACGAGTTCCCCGACGAACTCCCGCAGGACCGGCCCGCGCGATACGAAGACCTGATCCAGCCGCTGTACTTCTTCCTCGATCCCGATACCGAATACGTAAGCGGTGAAAACGTCGAAGTCGACGGCGGCTGGTTACCCGAATCCGTCTGA
- a CDS encoding DUF7123 family protein — protein sequence MSTSATPTTPQQSSKAQRLIEYFKEELERQSGDLYVKGKFIADDVDLSPKEIGALMVQLQDSADELEIEKWSYTSATTWRVAKDT from the coding sequence ATGAGTACGAGCGCAACCCCCACGACTCCGCAGCAATCGTCGAAGGCACAGCGATTGATCGAGTACTTCAAAGAGGAACTCGAGCGTCAGTCGGGTGATCTCTACGTCAAAGGCAAATTCATCGCCGACGACGTCGATCTCTCTCCGAAAGAGATCGGCGCGTTGATGGTCCAGCTTCAGGACTCGGCCGACGAACTGGAGATCGAGAAGTGGTCGTACACGTCCGCGACCACCTGGCGCGTCGCGAAAGACACCTGA
- a CDS encoding heptaprenylglyceryl phosphate synthase: protein MNVDWSRITHVTKVDPAKSLPDDLEVLDGTDLIIVGGSDGVTAENTLEAVSAITESFPSLPVWQEPYSSDHVSRDTIEAVDYVSVPAVYNGDREHFVGKHVDLFTEVGKKPEELLGSSLPVVGSLVASKGEKAVSKLTEKLIGEGYVVQHLDSAAADVSGVETQYTPEQVAGAALATESFYGFPVFYVEYSGTYGGPADVEAASTYLSETTLLYGGGIDSREKATEILKAGADAIVVGDCFHDDPDRFRETIPA, encoded by the coding sequence ATGAACGTCGACTGGAGCCGGATCACACACGTTACGAAGGTCGATCCAGCGAAATCACTCCCGGACGACCTCGAGGTTCTCGACGGAACCGATCTGATCATCGTCGGCGGATCGGACGGCGTGACGGCCGAGAACACGCTGGAAGCGGTCAGTGCGATCACCGAGTCCTTTCCCAGCCTCCCGGTCTGGCAGGAGCCGTACAGTTCCGATCACGTCTCGAGGGATACCATCGAGGCCGTCGACTACGTCTCCGTTCCTGCGGTCTACAACGGCGATCGAGAACACTTCGTCGGCAAGCACGTCGACCTCTTCACCGAGGTCGGGAAGAAACCGGAGGAACTGCTCGGCTCGAGTCTACCGGTCGTCGGTAGCCTCGTCGCATCGAAAGGCGAGAAGGCGGTCTCGAAGCTCACGGAAAAGTTGATCGGCGAGGGGTACGTCGTTCAGCACCTCGACTCCGCGGCCGCGGACGTCTCCGGAGTCGAGACGCAGTACACGCCGGAGCAAGTCGCAGGCGCGGCGCTTGCAACCGAGTCGTTCTACGGCTTCCCCGTCTTCTACGTCGAGTACTCGGGAACGTACGGCGGGCCGGCGGACGTCGAGGCCGCCTCGACGTACCTCTCGGAGACGACGCTCCTGTACGGCGGCGGGATCGATAGTCGCGAGAAGGCAACGGAGATCCTGAAAGCCGGCGCGGACGCGATCGTCGTCGGCGACTGTTTCCACGACGATCCAGACCGGTTCCGAGAGACGATTCCAGCCTGA
- a CDS encoding TRAM domain-containing protein: MEISEKLLCLFSTEVSAEEDRYVIEVPRQEVETGDIDPEEVYRVALISRDEATDTDGESASTQPQSAPSEPQPPVDVGETRYVEIEDIGKQGDGIARVERGYVIIVPGADVGDRVKIEVTEVKSNFAVGEIIEETF; encoded by the coding sequence GTGGAGATATCTGAAAAACTCCTGTGTCTGTTCAGTACCGAAGTATCGGCAGAGGAGGACCGATACGTCATCGAAGTACCACGCCAGGAAGTGGAGACCGGCGACATCGATCCGGAGGAAGTGTACCGCGTCGCACTCATCTCGCGCGACGAGGCAACTGACACCGACGGGGAGTCAGCCTCGACACAGCCACAGAGTGCGCCATCGGAACCACAGCCACCGGTCGACGTCGGCGAAACGCGTTACGTCGAGATCGAAGACATCGGCAAACAGGGCGATGGAATTGCCCGCGTCGAACGCGGCTACGTCATCATCGTTCCCGGTGCCGACGTCGGCGACCGTGTCAAGATCGAAGTCACCGAAGTCAAGTCGAACTTTGCGGTCGGCGAGATCATCGAGGAAACGTTCTAA
- a CDS encoding radical SAM protein, whose product MTDPEQLSVTIVDGYVDEPAHFGVPPYISTYPRYTAGALVDAGVPREQITYHTIDGLRDETNRWRDVDEADLLIYLGGMTVPGKYVGGTPAEPDEVRKLAWTASGTSLMGGPVKFGVGEENAGATETERQDLDFDFVAKGDVEAAVHDLVESGLEGFNNRMRDIDEVSRWAQDGAFVVEQHPNHPDYLIAELETSRGCAYRCSFCTEPLYGNPDFRPAPTVVGEVDALSDYGVKHFRLGRQADILAYGGDGEAPNPDALRQLYSGIREVAPDLETLHLDNMNPITIVEWPEKSREGIRIIAEHNTPGDTAAFGLESADPVVQEENNLNVTAEECFEAVKIVNEEAGWRPGEDREDAPTFGDDAPRRLPKLLPGINLLHGLKGEREETYELNREFLQRVYDEGYMLRRVNIRQVMSFDGTEMSETGAQIAKEHKKLFKRYKRQVREEIDNPMLERVAPPGTVLPDVHLEYHQDGKTFGRQLGTYPLLVGIPGERELGKTIDVAVVDHGYRSVTGVPYPLDVNQASMDELTAIPGVGDRTAGDIVVNRPYDSITDASPGIEAETEAGVDLSQFVTAGAVERADGD is encoded by the coding sequence ATGACTGACCCCGAACAGCTGTCGGTGACCATCGTCGACGGCTACGTCGACGAGCCCGCACACTTCGGGGTGCCGCCGTACATCTCGACGTACCCGCGATACACCGCGGGAGCACTCGTCGACGCGGGGGTTCCCCGCGAGCAGATCACCTATCACACGATCGACGGCCTGCGCGACGAAACCAACCGCTGGCGCGACGTCGACGAGGCCGATCTGCTGATCTACCTGGGTGGGATGACCGTCCCCGGGAAGTACGTCGGCGGCACGCCTGCCGAACCCGACGAGGTCCGAAAGCTTGCCTGGACGGCAAGCGGCACGAGCCTGATGGGAGGCCCCGTCAAGTTCGGCGTCGGCGAGGAAAACGCCGGCGCGACCGAAACGGAACGCCAGGACCTGGACTTCGACTTCGTCGCCAAAGGCGACGTCGAGGCCGCCGTCCACGACCTCGTCGAGAGCGGTCTCGAGGGCTTTAACAACCGGATGCGCGATATCGACGAGGTCTCGCGGTGGGCCCAGGACGGCGCGTTCGTCGTCGAGCAACACCCCAACCATCCCGACTACCTGATCGCCGAACTCGAGACCTCGCGTGGCTGTGCATACCGGTGTTCGTTCTGTACGGAACCGCTGTACGGCAATCCAGACTTCCGGCCCGCCCCCACTGTGGTCGGCGAGGTCGACGCACTCTCCGATTACGGCGTGAAACACTTCCGGCTCGGCCGCCAGGCCGACATCCTCGCCTACGGCGGCGACGGCGAAGCGCCGAACCCGGACGCGCTGCGACAGCTCTACAGCGGGATTCGCGAGGTCGCACCCGACCTCGAGACGCTCCACCTCGACAACATGAACCCCATCACGATCGTCGAGTGGCCCGAAAAGTCCCGCGAGGGGATCCGGATCATCGCCGAGCACAACACCCCCGGCGACACGGCCGCGTTCGGTCTCGAGTCTGCCGACCCCGTGGTCCAGGAGGAGAACAACCTCAACGTCACCGCCGAAGAGTGTTTCGAGGCGGTCAAAATCGTCAACGAAGAGGCTGGTTGGCGTCCCGGTGAAGACCGCGAGGACGCACCTACCTTCGGCGACGACGCGCCACGCCGACTTCCCAAACTGCTTCCCGGCATCAACCTCCTGCACGGCCTGAAGGGTGAACGGGAGGAGACCTACGAGCTCAACCGCGAGTTCCTCCAGCGGGTCTACGACGAGGGGTACATGCTCCGGCGGGTCAACATCCGCCAGGTGATGTCGTTCGACGGCACCGAGATGTCCGAGACGGGCGCGCAAATCGCGAAAGAGCACAAGAAGCTGTTCAAACGTTACAAACGGCAGGTCCGCGAGGAGATCGACAACCCGATGCTCGAGCGGGTCGCCCCGCCCGGAACCGTCCTCCCTGACGTCCACCTCGAGTACCATCAGGATGGGAAGACGTTCGGCCGGCAACTCGGTACGTACCCGCTTCTCGTGGGGATTCCGGGTGAACGCGAACTCGGCAAGACGATCGACGTGGCGGTCGTCGACCACGGCTACCGCTCGGTCACCGGCGTTCCGTACCCGCTCGACGTCAACCAGGCGTCGATGGACGAACTCACCGCGATTCCAGGCGTCGGCGACCGGACTGCGGGCGACATCGTCGTCAATCGGCCGTACGATTCCATCACGGATGCGAGTCCGGGGATCGAGGCCGAGACGGAGGCCGGAGTCGACCTCTCACAGTTCGTGACGGCCGGGGCTGTCGAACGGGCCGACGGCGACTGA
- a CDS encoding DUF7559 family protein → MPPTEEIVCTAEDCFLDMFENHYTYDVPDEFDVSELSCPVCGGTECLEPVEL, encoded by the coding sequence ATGCCACCGACGGAAGAGATCGTGTGTACCGCGGAGGACTGCTTTCTCGATATGTTCGAGAACCACTACACGTACGACGTCCCGGACGAGTTCGACGTCTCCGAACTCTCCTGTCCCGTCTGTGGCGGAACGGAGTGTCTGGAGCCGGTCGAACTCTAA
- a CDS encoding Hsp20/alpha crystallin family protein translates to MNLKGVGKSIGKTIYRGIGRANSRIQSHRSLPVDILEDETSYLVVFDAPGAEPDDVQVRYLEGNVRIQIDRFRQFRDRYEMRFPGRGMTLGGEAELPSDAIVDPDAGTATITETGTLNVEIPKDPSADEIESPATELHDEQKTDVPAGDD, encoded by the coding sequence GTGAACCTGAAAGGCGTCGGCAAGTCGATCGGCAAGACGATCTATCGTGGAATCGGACGCGCGAACAGCCGAATACAGAGCCATCGGTCGCTCCCCGTCGACATTCTCGAGGACGAAACCTCGTATCTCGTCGTCTTCGACGCACCCGGCGCAGAACCCGACGACGTCCAGGTGCGATACCTCGAGGGGAACGTCAGAATCCAGATCGACCGCTTCCGCCAGTTTCGTGACCGCTACGAGATGCGGTTTCCGGGCCGCGGGATGACCCTCGGCGGCGAGGCTGAACTCCCGTCCGACGCGATCGTCGATCCCGATGCGGGGACGGCGACGATCACCGAGACGGGGACGCTGAACGTCGAAATCCCGAAAGATCCCTCCGCTGACGAAATCGAATCACCAGCGACGGAATTACACGACGAACAGAAAACGGACGTTCCTGCAGGCGACGATTGA
- a CDS encoding NAD(P)/FAD-dependent oxidoreductase: MSGDSEPELAVGADAFTDESVDLEVAVVGAGAVGATAAYDLARAGADVTLYDRDGIASGASGRAAGVCYDAYADRLDAEIASDAIERFRALSGDETFPFVECPYVWLAQDGDEERADLVREQVTRMQENGVVALEMDADALADRFDGLRTDDVAVAGIAGAAGYTDPAKYTAALAAAANGAGADLEPENPVEARTDPPRVVPENGEAREVDAVLVTAGAHTKQVLADAGVPIPMKPYRVQALVANCDLAEPTCFDATAGFYVRPHPEGILAGDGTELWEADPDEYDREANDGFAEDLLERVRHRLPEAEPELERAWAGLCTSTPDGDPLVGEIEDGLYVATGFQGHGFMRAPAIGERIATEILGGDGIDAFDPTRFDGDEEFEVTEGMQIGDRE; the protein is encoded by the coding sequence ATGAGCGGCGACTCGGAACCCGAACTCGCCGTCGGTGCCGACGCCTTCACCGACGAGTCGGTCGACCTCGAGGTCGCTGTCGTCGGCGCTGGCGCGGTCGGCGCGACCGCTGCGTACGACCTCGCTCGTGCGGGTGCGGACGTGACGCTATACGACCGCGACGGCATCGCAAGCGGCGCGAGCGGCCGTGCGGCGGGTGTTTGCTACGACGCCTACGCCGACCGGCTGGACGCCGAAATCGCGAGCGACGCGATCGAGCGGTTCCGTGCGCTCTCGGGCGACGAAACCTTCCCGTTCGTCGAGTGCCCGTACGTCTGGCTCGCCCAGGACGGCGACGAAGAACGCGCCGACCTCGTCCGCGAGCAGGTCACTCGGATGCAGGAAAACGGCGTCGTCGCCCTCGAGATGGACGCCGACGCGCTGGCCGACCGGTTCGACGGGCTCCGAACCGACGACGTCGCAGTCGCCGGCATCGCGGGTGCGGCGGGCTACACCGACCCGGCGAAGTACACGGCTGCGCTCGCGGCAGCGGCCAACGGTGCTGGAGCCGACCTCGAGCCCGAGAACCCCGTCGAAGCTCGGACAGATCCGCCACGCGTCGTCCCCGAAAACGGCGAGGCCCGCGAGGTCGACGCCGTCCTCGTCACTGCGGGCGCTCATACGAAGCAGGTGCTCGCCGACGCGGGCGTACCGATCCCGATGAAGCCCTACCGCGTCCAGGCGCTCGTCGCGAACTGTGATCTCGCGGAGCCGACCTGCTTCGACGCAACCGCTGGATTCTACGTCCGTCCCCACCCGGAAGGGATCCTGGCCGGTGACGGCACCGAACTCTGGGAGGCCGATCCTGACGAGTACGACCGCGAGGCAAACGACGGGTTCGCCGAGGACCTGCTCGAGCGCGTCCGGCATCGGCTCCCCGAGGCAGAGCCAGAACTCGAGCGCGCCTGGGCCGGCCTCTGTACGTCGACACCCGACGGGGACCCGCTGGTCGGCGAGATCGAAGACGGACTGTACGTCGCGACCGGGTTCCAGGGTCACGGGTTCATGCGCGCGCCGGCGATCGGCGAGCGGATCGCGACGGAGATTCTCGGGGGCGACGGGATCGACGCCTTCGATCCGACGCGGTTCGACGGCGACGAGGAGTTCGAGGTGACAGAAGGGATGCAGATTGGCGATAGAGAGTGA
- a CDS encoding creatininase family protein translates to MTLLAEQTTSEAADVLEAADVAVLPTGSTEQHGPALALGMDHLAAEAFARTAVDREGGDAVVLPTVPVGVSEHHRQFDGTLYVSDRTFERYVTETLSSLAEHGVRKAVVVNGHGGNSAALGRAARTLRNERTAFAPPWNWWDAVDDLADDLFDEEGGHADAMESSLLWHLHEELVDPDELEAAEDGASESWGKSVNGANIGFDTIDFSESGAVGRPTQADPDAGRELFETGRDRLSALIDWLAERPLEDCWPRDHK, encoded by the coding sequence ATGACGCTGCTTGCCGAACAGACGACGAGCGAGGCCGCAGACGTACTCGAGGCGGCCGACGTCGCGGTGCTCCCGACCGGTAGTACCGAACAGCACGGCCCCGCACTGGCTCTGGGAATGGACCACCTGGCAGCCGAGGCGTTCGCCCGGACAGCGGTCGACCGCGAGGGCGGTGATGCCGTCGTCCTCCCGACGGTTCCCGTCGGCGTCAGCGAACATCACCGCCAGTTCGACGGAACGCTGTACGTCTCCGACCGGACCTTCGAACGCTACGTCACGGAGACGCTCTCGAGCCTCGCCGAACACGGCGTCCGTAAGGCCGTCGTCGTCAACGGCCACGGCGGGAACAGCGCCGCGCTGGGACGCGCCGCACGGACGCTGCGGAACGAGCGGACGGCCTTTGCCCCGCCGTGGAACTGGTGGGACGCCGTCGACGACCTCGCCGACGACCTGTTCGACGAGGAAGGCGGCCACGCCGACGCGATGGAGTCCAGCCTGCTGTGGCACCTCCACGAGGAACTCGTCGACCCCGACGAACTCGAGGCCGCCGAGGACGGCGCCAGCGAGAGCTGGGGGAAGTCCGTCAACGGAGCGAACATCGGGTTCGACACGATCGACTTCTCTGAGAGCGGCGCGGTCGGACGGCCGACGCAAGCGGATCCCGACGCGGGCCGGGAACTGTTCGAGACGGGCCGCGATCGACTCTCCGCGCTGATCGACTGGCTCGCCGAGCGACCGCTCGAGGACTGCTGGCCGCGTGATCACAAATGA
- a CDS encoding NUDIX hydrolase, producing the protein MPRTTLTLDPIAAHEPREIDDQEHDAAVLAPIVDRDGEQHLLFTRRADHLGEHPGQMSFPGGGAEPVDETILETALREANEEIGLEPAEAEVVGRLDDIRTVTEYAVTPFVARVPDREYERDDSEVAEIVLLPLSGILDPANYEYERRDHPYYGDIVIHYFHVDGYTVWGATGRILVQLLELATEFEPPERVGRSE; encoded by the coding sequence ATGCCACGGACGACACTGACCCTCGATCCGATCGCCGCCCACGAACCCCGCGAGATCGACGATCAGGAACACGACGCGGCCGTCCTCGCGCCGATCGTCGACCGCGACGGCGAACAGCACCTCCTGTTTACCCGGCGGGCGGATCATCTCGGGGAACATCCCGGCCAGATGAGTTTCCCCGGCGGCGGGGCCGAACCGGTCGACGAGACGATCCTCGAGACGGCTCTCCGCGAGGCAAACGAGGAGATCGGACTCGAGCCGGCCGAGGCCGAGGTCGTCGGCCGACTCGACGACATCCGGACGGTCACGGAGTACGCCGTGACTCCCTTCGTCGCCCGGGTTCCCGACCGCGAGTACGAACGCGACGACAGCGAGGTCGCCGAGATCGTCCTGCTCCCGCTATCGGGGATTCTCGACCCTGCAAACTACGAGTACGAGCGCCGCGATCACCCCTACTACGGCGACATCGTCATCCACTACTTCCACGTCGACGGCTACACCGTCTGGGGGGCCACCGGCCGCATTCTGGTCCAGTTGCTCGAGCTCGCGACGGAGTTCGAGCCGCCGGAACGGGTCGGCCGATCGGAGTGA
- a CDS encoding DUF7109 family protein → MDATADELAGVVDLFGGLTRAELDRALSEAAFRADGGSVDGAALEAAIDDAIASFSLVQYDGWDGDDELLVAGPTAFPTVPDDAEDVPHILEIERRRLDRAALGESVRDRFVADLESAVESNDDDRIRELIDLSYDVESWAPIDLAAERSRLEATLE, encoded by the coding sequence ATGGACGCGACCGCCGACGAACTTGCTGGCGTGGTCGACCTGTTCGGTGGGTTGACCCGAGCGGAACTCGATCGTGCGCTCTCGGAAGCCGCGTTCCGGGCGGACGGCGGGTCTGTCGACGGGGCGGCGCTGGAGGCGGCCATCGACGACGCGATCGCATCGTTTTCCCTCGTACAGTACGACGGCTGGGACGGTGACGACGAACTTCTCGTTGCCGGGCCGACGGCGTTCCCGACCGTTCCGGACGACGCCGAGGACGTTCCTCACATCCTCGAGATCGAGCGGCGACGACTCGATCGAGCGGCACTCGGCGAGTCGGTTCGCGACCGGTTCGTCGCCGACCTCGAGAGCGCCGTCGAATCGAACGACGACGACCGAATCAGAGAACTAATAGACCTCAGCTACGACGTCGAATCCTGGGCACCGATCGATCTCGCGGCCGAACGGAGTCGGCTGGAAGCGACACTCGAGTAA
- a CDS encoding glycosyltransferase family protein, giving the protein MEYVQERIATLHQFGAVDDPPGDASEEPAEGVPVGADLVPETAIVVPMTDRELGNPAAERVLSELEALDPAPAAVFVPVRCPSERIEPFREWLESFSLPIRPLWCNAPAVERTLEAAGLANGAGKGRDVWLALGPAADAGKYVVVHDADARSYEADHVHRLLAPLAMEFSFSKGYYARVEDGRLYGRLFRLFYRPLIRALADAHDAPILDYLSSFRYALAGEFAMTSTLARRLRTPPAWGLEVGTLGAAFDHAGFEGTAQVDLGLHVHDHRAVAGESGLEGMSREVATALLGVLEEGGVDPAYETLPERYRAAGRRLTQQYRADAQFNGLEYDLASEQEQVDRYGESIAPPGPDRRLPRWTDAPVDPDAVLEATQPWVDAGLETSASAQD; this is encoded by the coding sequence ATGGAATACGTACAGGAGCGGATCGCGACGCTCCACCAATTCGGTGCCGTCGACGATCCTCCCGGCGACGCGAGCGAGGAGCCAGCGGAGGGTGTACCCGTCGGTGCCGACCTCGTTCCCGAAACCGCGATCGTCGTCCCTATGACCGACCGCGAACTCGGCAATCCCGCCGCCGAACGCGTCCTCTCCGAACTCGAGGCGCTCGATCCCGCTCCTGCCGCCGTCTTCGTTCCCGTTCGCTGCCCGTCGGAGCGTATCGAGCCGTTTCGCGAGTGGCTCGAGTCCTTTTCGCTCCCGATCCGTCCGCTCTGGTGTAACGCACCTGCGGTCGAACGCACCCTCGAGGCGGCCGGACTCGCGAACGGGGCCGGCAAGGGACGGGACGTCTGGCTCGCGCTCGGGCCCGCGGCCGACGCCGGGAAGTACGTCGTCGTCCACGACGCCGACGCGCGAAGCTACGAGGCCGACCACGTCCACCGGCTGCTCGCGCCGCTCGCGATGGAGTTCTCGTTCTCGAAGGGCTACTACGCGCGCGTCGAAGACGGTCGCCTCTACGGGCGGCTCTTCCGGCTGTTCTACCGGCCGCTGATCCGGGCGCTCGCGGACGCTCACGACGCGCCGATCCTCGACTACCTCTCGTCGTTCCGGTACGCGCTGGCCGGCGAGTTCGCGATGACGTCCACGCTGGCCCGACGACTCCGGACGCCGCCCGCGTGGGGACTCGAGGTCGGGACGCTCGGTGCCGCGTTCGACCACGCCGGCTTCGAGGGGACTGCACAGGTCGACCTCGGTCTGCACGTCCACGACCACCGCGCGGTCGCCGGCGAAAGCGGCCTCGAGGGGATGAGCCGCGAGGTCGCAACGGCACTATTGGGCGTCCTCGAGGAGGGTGGCGTCGATCCTGCCTACGAGACGTTGCCCGAACGGTATCGGGCTGCCGGACGGCGACTGACCCAGCAGTACCGGGCCGACGCGCAGTTCAACGGGCTCGAGTACGACCTCGCGAGCGAGCAAGAACAGGTCGACCGGTACGGGGAGTCGATCGCACCACCGGGACCCGACCGGCGGCTGCCACGCTGGACGGACGCGCCCGTCGATCCGGACGCCGTACTCGAGGCGACCCAGCCGTGGGTCGACGCGGGACTCGAGACGAGCGCTAGCGCACAAGACTAA
- a CDS encoding HVO_0758 family zinc finger protein — MKSVRKALRDDELDKDTYDRLVCGECDKPLQTENDPDSIKTVRVCPDCKQEWKEIR, encoded by the coding sequence ATGAAATCAGTCCGGAAGGCACTCCGCGACGACGAACTCGACAAAGACACCTACGATCGGCTCGTCTGTGGAGAGTGTGACAAGCCACTGCAAACCGAGAACGATCCGGACTCGATCAAGACGGTCCGGGTCTGTCCGGATTGCAAGCAGGAGTGGAAAGAAATCCGGTGA